Proteins encoded together in one Tenuifilum sp. 4138str window:
- a CDS encoding helix-turn-helix domain-containing protein: protein MNNVLPIYHIGLIQAWFAALLVYRKPNKGAADKLLVIWLIVIGIEMLYSLLNAKYLTWLPDLIIIPLSYGPFLFFYTKLLTSKKTVTIRNIHRHLIPVYLFILIAVFWGKPIDINSVNFFSKGPITWLAILNFTLFLLVIVYYWRASLKLIRKHNHTLGDHFSYRSETIMLNWLKTTAIWILSGFFASGITFIIFSTQNIFPFNPIELFHLGLLVFTFSISYYGIHQPVLYQHQKPKQLQVSDEAQEKKSQKFGDLLYEHMVKNKPYLNNELTIQDLADQLKVSTQEISNYLNKELGVNFFNYINSFRIEEAKQRLTNPAFDYETLLGIAYDSGFNSKTSFNTLFKKETGMTPSEYKKAFRSSTKKST, encoded by the coding sequence ATGAATAACGTATTGCCTATTTATCACATAGGTCTTATTCAGGCATGGTTTGCCGCACTGTTGGTTTACCGTAAGCCAAACAAGGGGGCTGCCGATAAATTGCTTGTAATTTGGTTAATTGTTATAGGTATTGAAATGCTTTACTCCCTGCTTAATGCAAAATACCTAACATGGCTCCCCGATCTGATCATTATTCCGTTAAGCTACGGGCCTTTTCTTTTCTTTTACACCAAGCTCTTAACATCAAAAAAAACTGTAACCATCAGGAATATCCACAGGCACCTAATCCCTGTATATCTCTTTATATTGATTGCTGTTTTTTGGGGCAAGCCCATTGATATTAACTCGGTAAATTTTTTTAGTAAGGGGCCAATAACCTGGTTGGCGATTCTAAACTTCACACTTTTCCTGTTAGTAATTGTTTATTACTGGCGCGCCTCGCTTAAGCTGATTCGCAAACACAACCATACCCTCGGCGATCATTTCTCGTATCGATCTGAAACCATCATGCTTAACTGGCTAAAAACTACAGCCATTTGGATTCTATCAGGCTTTTTTGCATCGGGGATAACCTTTATAATCTTTTCGACCCAAAACATTTTCCCTTTCAATCCCATTGAACTTTTTCATCTGGGCTTGCTGGTTTTTACCTTTTCAATAAGTTACTACGGCATACATCAACCCGTATTGTATCAGCACCAAAAGCCCAAACAGCTCCAGGTTAGCGACGAGGCTCAAGAAAAAAAGTCGCAAAAGTTTGGCGATTTGCTTTACGAGCACATGGTTAAAAACAAACCATACCTAAACAATGAGTTAACCATTCAGGATTTAGCTGACCAGCTAAAGGTAAGCACCCAGGAAATATCGAACTACCTGAACAAGGAGCTTGGGGTAAACTTTTTCAACTACATCAACAGTTTTAGGATTGAGGAGGCCAAGCAGAGGTTAACTAATCCGGCCTTCGATTACGAAACACTTCTGGGAATTGCATACGATTCGGGTTTCAACTCAAAAACATCATTCAACACCCTTTTCAAGAAGGAAACCGGCATGACCCCATCAGAATACAAAAAGGCGTTCAGGAGTTCAACTAAAAAAAGTACTTAA
- a CDS encoding glutamine--tRNA ligase/YqeY domain fusion protein: MTEHELTLGDSGERPKNFLEEIIEEDIRTGKHGGRVLTRFPPEPNGYLHIGHAKSICLNFGLAQKYGGKTNLRFDDTNPVKEDVEYVNSIKEDIRWLGFEWANEFYASDYFEQLYEWAELLIKKGLAYVDDQSQEEIRINRGTVTQPGKESPWRNRSVEENLDLFRRMRAGEFKDGEKVLRAKIDMAHPNMLLRDPIMYRIIHAEHHRTGDKWCIYPMYDYAHGQSDSIEQITHSICTLEFDVHRPLYDWFIEKLEIFPSKQYEFARLNLSYTVMSKRKLLQLVQEKVVMGWDDPRMPTICGLRRRGYTPEAIRYFADKVGVAKRDNVIDLSLLEFCIREDLNKRAERRMAVLNPLKVVITNYPEGQVEELEAVNNPEDETAGKRLIPFSREIYIERDDFMENPPKKFFRLAPGQEVRLRYAYFIKCEEVIKDSQGNVVELRCTYDPASRGGNSPDGRKVQGTIHWVSIPHAVKAEIRLFDRLFSKPDPDDVPEGQDWKSSLNPESLTVIEGYLEPSLLDVKPLDKFQFERLGYFCVDYDSNPNRLVFNRTVTLKDTWAKIAGK; this comes from the coding sequence ATGACCGAACACGAATTAACCCTAGGGGACAGCGGCGAAAGGCCAAAAAATTTTTTAGAGGAGATTATTGAGGAAGATATTCGAACAGGCAAACATGGAGGCCGAGTGCTTACCCGTTTCCCGCCCGAACCTAACGGATATCTGCACATTGGTCATGCAAAATCGATATGCCTTAACTTTGGTTTGGCTCAAAAGTACGGTGGCAAAACCAACCTGCGTTTCGACGATACCAATCCTGTAAAGGAGGACGTAGAGTATGTAAACTCCATAAAGGAGGATATACGTTGGCTTGGTTTTGAATGGGCAAATGAGTTTTACGCCTCCGACTACTTTGAGCAGCTATACGAGTGGGCCGAGCTGCTAATCAAAAAGGGGTTAGCCTACGTTGATGACCAGTCGCAGGAAGAGATACGCATAAACCGTGGTACTGTAACCCAACCCGGAAAGGAAAGTCCTTGGCGCAACCGATCGGTTGAGGAGAACCTCGACCTTTTCCGCCGCATGCGCGCCGGTGAGTTTAAGGATGGCGAAAAGGTGCTACGCGCTAAAATTGACATGGCGCACCCCAATATGCTACTACGCGACCCCATTATGTACCGCATTATACATGCTGAGCATCACCGAACTGGCGACAAGTGGTGCATTTACCCCATGTACGATTACGCACATGGCCAATCCGATTCCATTGAGCAAATTACTCACTCCATTTGTACGCTAGAGTTCGATGTGCATCGCCCCCTATACGATTGGTTTATTGAGAAGCTGGAGATTTTCCCATCCAAGCAGTACGAGTTTGCCCGCCTAAACCTTTCCTATACAGTTATGAGCAAGCGTAAGCTTTTACAGCTGGTACAGGAAAAGGTAGTAATGGGCTGGGACGATCCCCGTATGCCTACCATTTGCGGTTTACGTCGCAGGGGTTATACCCCAGAAGCTATACGTTACTTTGCCGATAAGGTGGGTGTGGCCAAACGCGATAACGTAATCGATTTATCGTTACTGGAATTTTGTATCCGCGAGGATTTGAACAAGCGTGCTGAGCGCCGCATGGCTGTTCTTAACCCCCTTAAGGTGGTTATTACCAACTACCCCGAAGGGCAGGTTGAAGAGCTTGAAGCCGTCAATAACCCCGAGGACGAAACAGCTGGTAAGCGCCTTATACCATTTAGCCGTGAAATATACATTGAGCGCGACGACTTCATGGAGAACCCACCCAAGAAGTTTTTCCGTCTGGCTCCCGGACAGGAAGTACGCTTGCGCTATGCCTACTTCATAAAGTGCGAGGAGGTAATTAAGGATTCCCAAGGCAATGTTGTTGAGTTACGTTGCACCTACGACCCAGCCTCACGCGGCGGCAATTCGCCCGATGGACGTAAGGTTCAGGGCACAATACATTGGGTTTCCATTCCGCATGCCGTAAAAGCCGAAATCAGGCTATTCGATAGGCTATTCTCCAAACCCGACCCCGACGATGTTCCCGAAGGGCAGGATTGGAAATCGTCACTTAACCCCGAATCGCTTACCGTTATTGAAGGATACCTTGAACCATCGTTGCTGGATGTAAAGCCACTCGATAAGTTCCAGTTTGAGCGCTTGGGCTACTTTTGTGTAGATTACGATTCAAACCCTAATCGTTTGGTTTTCAACAGAACAGTAACACTTAAAGATACCTGGGCAAAAATAGCCGGCAAGTAG
- a CDS encoding DUF1987 domain-containing protein: MNPLVLQASNTTPYIDFNPSENRLTISGYSRPENVRDFYMPVLDWLESFSNELKSKMLKEAQIQPIEFQFKLVYFNSSSAKFLYDIIIILNQIQKAKVPLNINWYYDKDDSELREAGEDLSELAQVPFNFVTY, from the coding sequence ATGAACCCATTAGTTTTACAGGCTAGCAACACAACACCATATATAGATTTTAACCCAAGCGAGAATAGACTGACCATTTCAGGCTACTCACGCCCTGAGAATGTTAGAGACTTTTATATGCCCGTTTTGGATTGGTTGGAATCGTTTAGCAACGAGCTAAAGAGCAAGATGTTAAAGGAAGCACAAATCCAACCCATTGAATTTCAGTTTAAGCTGGTTTACTTTAACTCATCATCCGCAAAATTCCTATACGACATTATCATCATACTTAACCAGATACAAAAAGCTAAGGTACCGTTAAACATCAACTGGTATTACGACAAGGATGATTCCGAACTTCGTGAGGCCGGTGAGGATTTATCGGAACTGGCTCAGGTTCCATTCAACTTCGTTACCTACTAG
- a CDS encoding DUF1987 domain-containing protein translates to MEPLYIEPSEFTPRVFFDPENSVFEISGFSRPENTVGFYKPLIKWLEDYEDNVLAKNTNFNKSNLVLNLKLTYFNSASSKFLMDILMVFMKFHSKGNAVEINWYYDEDDDEIFESGEEISEMINFPFNFIPITPNS, encoded by the coding sequence ATGGAACCATTATACATAGAGCCCAGCGAGTTTACACCCCGCGTGTTTTTCGATCCGGAAAATTCGGTTTTCGAGATCTCAGGTTTTTCAAGGCCCGAAAATACCGTTGGATTCTACAAGCCACTCATCAAATGGCTGGAAGACTACGAGGATAATGTTTTGGCAAAAAACACTAACTTTAACAAAAGCAACCTTGTACTGAATCTTAAACTTACCTACTTCAACTCAGCCTCATCAAAATTCCTTATGGATATACTTATGGTTTTCATGAAGTTTCACTCCAAAGGCAATGCCGTTGAAATTAACTGGTACTACGATGAGGATGACGACGAAATTTTTGAGTCAGGCGAGGAAATTTCAGAGATGATTAATTTCCCATTCAACTTTATTCCTATCACACCTAACTCGTAA
- a CDS encoding SiaB family protein kinase, producing the protein MEKGEVLINHYGPLSYEEIGFLLNKMTSLLERYNFGITIRKKVYSAMVESLENIYKHQDVIKGSNNYQPKFSLVLEKDKVDLTCSNSLLKVKIGPLKERLEKVNQLDKAGLKEFYKEVILSGNVTQKGGAGLGIINIAKVTENKLEFTFDDIDEQYTYFTLRIKVSLQNQNN; encoded by the coding sequence GTGGAAAAAGGCGAAGTTTTAATAAATCATTACGGTCCACTCTCCTATGAGGAGATAGGTTTTTTGCTCAACAAGATGACATCGTTGCTGGAGCGGTACAACTTTGGAATTACCATTCGCAAAAAGGTTTACTCGGCAATGGTCGAGAGCCTGGAAAACATTTATAAGCATCAGGATGTTATTAAGGGGAGCAATAACTATCAACCAAAATTTTCGCTAGTACTGGAAAAAGACAAGGTAGACTTAACCTGCTCAAACTCATTACTAAAAGTAAAAATTGGACCGTTAAAAGAACGTTTGGAAAAAGTTAATCAACTCGATAAAGCTGGCTTAAAGGAGTTTTACAAGGAGGTTATCCTCAGTGGAAATGTCACCCAGAAAGGTGGTGCTGGTCTGGGCATTATTAATATCGCCAAGGTTACTGAAAACAAGCTGGAGTTTACTTTTGACGATATTGATGAACAGTACACATACTTTACTCTGAGAATTAAGGTGTCGCTTCAAAACCAAAACAACTAG
- a CDS encoding S46 family peptidase: MIKRLTTLLLGFLLLVSSAIKADEGMWLLPLLQKYNIQAMQQKGFKLTADDIYNLNQASIKDAVIIFGRGCTGEVVSDQGLVLTNHHCGYGAIQQHSTPEHDYLEDGFWAKSFEEEIPTPGLTATFLIRIEDVTDQVNAAFKPEMSESDRDKAAMEIGRKIAKQATDGTHYTASVRSFFGGNQYFLLVYEVFNDVRLVGAPPSSIGKFGHDTDNWMWPRHTGDFSVFRIYASKDNKPADYSRENVPYKPKHFLPISLKGVNNGDFTMIMGYPGSTQRYMTSVEVQERINILNANRIYVRGIKQEIWLKDMQADKAVNIKYASKYAGSSNYWKNSIGMNKALKRLKVYDFKKQQEEEFTKWVLASPERQQKYGEALNLINEGVTGRKEYLHASQYISEALFSGTEIIGMAAMTRSLVDALKGNKTEEVTKISKSLKARSENFYKNYNSPTDQKTAKAMFRIFMENVPLTYQPDIFNTIRAKYKGDVDKFVDQMFAKTMFTDPANFNAFLDKPSLKVLEKDPVYVAAASISNKYEEISKAMAPFNEKLKRGQRLYIAGVLEMNEGKAMYPDANFTMRLTYGEIKDYYPMDAVHYDYLTTLDGVMEKEDPDNWEFVVPAKLKELYNSKDYGRYGKDGKMPVAFISTNDITGGNSGSPVMNGNGELIGIAFDGNWEAMSGDIVFENKLQRTISVDIRYVLFVIDKYAGATRLIDEMKIIE, encoded by the coding sequence ATGATTAAACGATTAACAACACTTTTACTGGGATTTTTGCTCCTGGTTAGTTCAGCCATTAAAGCCGACGAGGGGATGTGGCTTCTCCCTCTACTGCAAAAGTATAACATCCAAGCCATGCAGCAGAAAGGCTTTAAGCTTACTGCCGACGATATCTATAACCTCAACCAGGCAAGTATAAAGGATGCTGTTATTATTTTTGGGCGCGGTTGCACCGGCGAGGTGGTTTCCGACCAGGGTCTGGTTCTCACTAACCACCACTGTGGTTACGGCGCCATTCAACAGCACAGCACCCCGGAACACGATTACCTTGAGGATGGTTTCTGGGCTAAGTCGTTTGAGGAGGAAATACCTACACCCGGCTTAACAGCAACTTTCCTTATTCGTATTGAGGATGTTACCGACCAGGTTAACGCTGCCTTTAAACCTGAAATGTCCGAATCTGATCGCGACAAGGCTGCCATGGAGATTGGCCGTAAAATTGCAAAGCAAGCAACCGATGGCACCCACTACACCGCAAGTGTACGCAGTTTCTTTGGGGGAAACCAGTATTTCCTTCTGGTTTATGAGGTATTCAACGATGTTCGACTGGTTGGAGCACCCCCATCATCAATAGGTAAGTTTGGTCACGACACCGATAACTGGATGTGGCCCCGCCACACCGGCGATTTCTCAGTATTCCGCATTTATGCCAGTAAGGATAACAAACCTGCCGACTACTCGCGCGAAAATGTTCCCTACAAACCCAAGCATTTCCTACCAATATCGCTGAAGGGGGTAAACAATGGCGATTTCACCATGATAATGGGGTACCCGGGCAGCACACAACGCTACATGACCTCTGTAGAGGTTCAAGAACGAATTAATATACTCAACGCCAACAGGATATACGTTAGAGGTATTAAGCAGGAAATCTGGCTAAAGGATATGCAAGCCGACAAGGCCGTTAACATTAAGTACGCCTCAAAGTACGCCGGATCCAGCAACTACTGGAAAAACTCTATTGGCATGAACAAAGCGCTAAAGCGCCTTAAAGTTTACGATTTCAAGAAACAGCAGGAAGAGGAGTTTACCAAGTGGGTTCTTGCCTCGCCAGAACGTCAACAGAAGTATGGCGAAGCACTTAACTTGATTAATGAGGGTGTAACAGGCCGAAAGGAGTATCTACACGCCAGCCAGTACATTAGCGAAGCACTATTCAGCGGAACTGAAATAATTGGAATGGCAGCCATGACCCGTTCATTGGTTGATGCCCTAAAGGGCAACAAAACCGAAGAGGTTACCAAAATCAGTAAGTCGCTCAAGGCTCGCTCCGAGAACTTCTACAAGAACTACAACTCACCAACCGACCAAAAAACGGCCAAGGCCATGTTCCGCATTTTCATGGAAAATGTTCCGCTAACCTATCAACCCGATATTTTCAACACCATCAGAGCAAAGTACAAGGGCGATGTTGACAAGTTCGTTGACCAGATGTTTGCCAAAACCATGTTTACTGATCCAGCTAATTTCAACGCTTTCCTTGACAAGCCAAGCTTAAAGGTTCTTGAAAAAGACCCTGTGTACGTTGCAGCGGCTTCCATCTCAAACAAATACGAAGAAATTAGCAAAGCAATGGCACCATTCAACGAAAAGTTGAAACGCGGACAGCGCCTTTACATAGCTGGAGTGCTTGAAATGAACGAAGGCAAAGCCATGTACCCCGATGCCAATTTCACCATGCGCCTCACCTACGGTGAAATAAAAGACTATTACCCCATGGATGCAGTTCACTACGACTACCTAACCACCCTTGATGGAGTTATGGAGAAAGAAGATCCGGACAACTGGGAATTTGTTGTTCCTGCCAAACTCAAGGAACTATATAACTCAAAGGATTACGGCCGTTACGGGAAAGATGGTAAAATGCCAGTGGCATTTATATCAACCAATGATATCACTGGAGGTAACTCAGGAAGCCCCGTAATGAACGGCAATGGAGAACTTATTGGCATTGCTTTCGATGGGAATTGGGAAGCTATGAGCGGCGACATTGTTTTTGAAAACAAGCTGCAGCGCACCATATCGGTTGATATCCGCTACGTGCTATTTGTAATTGATAAGTATGCAGGAGCAACCCGTCTGATTGACGAAATGAAAATTATTGAGTAA
- a CDS encoding ribonuclease HII — MLKQYLNVNVIEAGCDEAGRGCLAGPVFAAAVILPPDFNDPLINDSKQLNHKQRMQLRKVIEHYALDWAVASVSNQEIDKINILNAAIHAMHIAIGKLSKLKPEHLLIDGNRFKPYPGIPHTCIIKGDSKFLSIAAASILAKTYRDEFMVNISKEYPLYSWDINKGYPTKKHRVSIAKHGTTPYHRLSFRLL; from the coding sequence ATGCTTAAGCAGTACCTAAATGTCAATGTGATTGAAGCCGGATGCGATGAAGCCGGAAGGGGATGCCTGGCAGGCCCTGTTTTTGCAGCCGCTGTTATTCTTCCACCCGACTTCAACGACCCGCTCATTAACGACTCCAAGCAGCTAAACCACAAACAGCGCATGCAGCTCCGCAAGGTTATTGAGCACTACGCATTGGATTGGGCAGTAGCAAGTGTATCGAACCAAGAGATTGACAAAATAAACATACTGAACGCAGCCATACATGCAATGCACATCGCTATTGGAAAACTTAGCAAGCTGAAACCAGAACATTTGCTGATTGACGGTAACCGTTTTAAACCTTATCCCGGAATCCCCCATACATGCATTATCAAGGGCGACTCTAAATTTCTTTCCATAGCCGCAGCATCGATACTTGCAAAAACTTACCGCGATGAGTTCATGGTGAACATTAGCAAAGAGTACCCGCTTTATAGCTGGGATATCAACAAGGGCTATCCTACAAAAAAGCATAGGGTGAGTATTGCCAAACATGGGACTACTCCTTACCACCGGCTAAGCTTTAGGCTATTGTAG
- a CDS encoding glycosyltransferase family 4 protein, with the protein MRIAVNTRLLLKDKLEGIGWFTYETLIRITRNHPEHQFFFIFDRPYHNSFIFSNNITPLVVPPPARHPFLWYYWFEFKIPKTLKAINADVLVSPDGYISLKSDTPQVAVIHDINFYHAPQGLPFFTSHYMNYFSPRFAQKAKRVVTVSQFSRTDIANNFNINPNKIDVAYNGASDSYKPLSESEIQRVRESISEGKPYFLFVGAFNPRKNVARLIEAYDIFRKRTGSAINLLLVGEPMFKTNDIDKAYKNCNHKNDIKFLGRKGLDELTKITGAAHAVIYPSTFEGFGIPLLEAMKCGIPIAASNVTAIPEVTGNSAIYFDPYSVDEIANAMQRVAYDTELRETLSANALNRQQQFSWDNTAQVLYSSIEKCF; encoded by the coding sequence TTGAGAATTGCAGTTAACACAAGGCTTTTGCTTAAGGATAAGCTGGAAGGGATAGGCTGGTTTACCTATGAAACACTCATACGGATTACACGGAACCACCCGGAACACCAGTTTTTTTTCATATTTGACAGGCCCTACCACAACTCGTTTATTTTTAGCAACAACATAACACCACTGGTAGTGCCACCCCCTGCACGTCATCCGTTCTTATGGTACTACTGGTTTGAGTTTAAAATTCCAAAAACACTCAAAGCCATTAATGCTGATGTTCTGGTATCGCCCGACGGATACATTTCGTTGAAATCCGATACTCCCCAGGTAGCAGTTATACACGATATTAATTTTTACCATGCGCCCCAGGGTTTACCTTTCTTCACATCGCACTACATGAACTACTTTTCCCCACGTTTTGCCCAAAAGGCAAAGCGGGTTGTTACCGTAAGCCAATTTTCACGTACCGATATTGCCAATAATTTTAATATCAACCCGAATAAAATTGATGTAGCATACAACGGTGCAAGCGACAGTTACAAGCCTCTTTCCGAAAGTGAAATTCAGCGGGTACGGGAGAGTATCTCCGAGGGTAAACCCTACTTTCTTTTTGTGGGAGCATTTAATCCACGCAAGAATGTTGCCCGTTTAATTGAAGCCTACGACATATTCCGCAAAAGGACTGGTTCAGCAATAAACCTCCTGCTTGTAGGTGAACCCATGTTTAAAACCAACGATATCGACAAAGCCTATAAAAACTGTAACCACAAAAACGATATCAAATTCCTTGGCAGGAAAGGCCTTGATGAGCTCACTAAAATTACTGGGGCTGCACATGCTGTAATTTACCCTTCGACCTTTGAGGGCTTTGGGATTCCCTTACTGGAGGCCATGAAATGTGGCATACCCATAGCAGCTTCAAACGTCACGGCTATTCCTGAGGTTACGGGTAATTCAGCCATCTACTTCGACCCCTATTCAGTGGATGAGATTGCTAATGCTATGCAGCGTGTAGCCTACGATACTGAACTGCGAGAAACACTTAGCGCCAACGCGCTGAACCGCCAACAACAATTCAGCTGGGATAATACTGCACAGGTGTTATACAGTAGCATCGAAAAATGTTTTTAA
- the rimP gene encoding ribosome assembly cofactor RimP, which translates to MISKEAILEIVTPLLEKENLFLVDVSVGADNKIIVTVDGDKGVSIDSCVSISRGIENSLDRDREDFELEVTSAGLGQPLKIPRQYIKNIGQELDVVLKTGEKIKGVLNSADNTGFVLGVSKKVNIPGSKKKQEVVEPIQLTYQQVKSAKVVLKFK; encoded by the coding sequence ATGATTAGTAAGGAAGCCATACTTGAAATAGTAACCCCTTTGCTGGAAAAGGAAAACCTTTTCCTTGTCGATGTTTCGGTTGGTGCCGATAATAAGATTATTGTAACCGTAGATGGCGACAAGGGTGTTTCAATTGACTCCTGTGTTAGTATTAGCAGGGGGATTGAAAACTCCCTCGACAGGGATAGGGAGGATTTTGAGCTGGAGGTAACCTCAGCAGGATTAGGCCAACCCTTAAAAATTCCTCGCCAGTACATAAAAAATATTGGCCAGGAACTGGATGTTGTGCTTAAGACGGGTGAAAAGATAAAGGGTGTACTTAACAGTGCCGATAACACCGGATTTGTACTCGGTGTAAGCAAAAAGGTAAACATTCCGGGTTCTAAGAAAAAACAGGAAGTGGTAGAGCCCATCCAGCTGACTTACCAGCAAGTTAAAAGCGCGAAAGTAGTTCTTAAGTTTAA